In Trichocoleus desertorum NBK24, the following are encoded in one genomic region:
- a CDS encoding sigma-70 family RNA polymerase sigma factor, whose amino-acid sequence MSHSLPVSWSTVEANPPQVPVQPEKLSNYDLILQCQEGLRPDRSAFAELMRRYQSHVERVLYHLAPDWQDRSDLAQEVWIRVYRNVKRLNDPVKFRGWLSRIATNLFYDELRKRKRVAEPLSLDAPRAMDDGEMDWEIASADPGPEEHMTTREFYDQLHEAIADLPEVFRTTIVLREIEGMAYEEIAEITGVSLGTVKSRIARARQRLQFQLQNYLDGQ is encoded by the coding sequence ATGAGTCACTCCCTTCCTGTATCCTGGTCCACGGTTGAGGCGAATCCTCCTCAAGTGCCAGTGCAACCCGAAAAACTCTCAAACTACGATTTAATTTTGCAGTGTCAGGAAGGGCTGCGGCCCGATCGCTCGGCATTCGCTGAATTAATGCGGCGCTATCAATCCCATGTAGAGCGGGTGCTGTATCACCTGGCTCCAGATTGGCAGGATCGCTCAGATCTGGCTCAAGAAGTCTGGATTCGAGTTTACCGCAACGTCAAACGCTTAAATGACCCAGTTAAATTCCGGGGTTGGCTGAGCCGTATTGCCACCAACTTGTTCTACGACGAACTTCGCAAGCGCAAGCGAGTTGCAGAGCCTCTCTCTTTAGACGCGCCGCGAGCCATGGATGACGGCGAAATGGATTGGGAGATTGCTTCTGCCGATCCAGGCCCAGAAGAACACATGACCACCCGAGAGTTTTACGACCAGCTTCATGAGGCGATCGCTGATTTGCCAGAAGTTTTCCGCACTACCATTGTGTTGCGCGAAATTGAAGGCATGGCCTATGAAGAAATTGCCGAAATTACAGGTGTTTCCCTGGGTACTGTAAAGTCAAGAATTGCTCGTGCTAGACAGCGCTTGCAGTTCCAATTGCAGAATTATTTAGACGGTCAGTAG